The genome window TGTGTTTACTTGTacttttaaagtaaaataaatttactttaaaatgtaaaataatcttTAAATGCACCGTCAGACTGAATAAAACCCTCACCGTCACACGGTGGTCGCCGTGGTGGCGGACAGTGAGTATATCCATGCATGCGGGGGGgtgggcgtggctgtgggggcGGTTCTAAGTCCAGTGACCTCTTGATGAGCCGGGACCTCTGCAGGGCCGCGTTGTAGTCCGGTGGGCGTCGTCCATGAGTCTGACTGTGGATGAGGTTATGCCCGAGCTCCTCGACCTCAGCCAACGACAGAGCGGTGTACCCAGGCGGAGTGGGTGGAGGCTCTCGGAAACGCCCCTCCCTTCGACTCATGGTGCTCTTTTGCACGTTCGGGACCTCGTCTTTTCCCCCTCGTCGCTTGATCGTGCCCGTGTCGCCTTCCGATTCATCGGCCCAGTAGCCCAGGGGCGTGGCCGATTGGCTCCGCCCGATGCCCGGCCCCTCCGTCAGCATCTCCCAGCTGCGGCTGTCGTAGTAGCCGATGCGCTGAGGGATGCTCTGGATGTTGTCGTGAGAGCCGCTGGAGCAGGAGGTCCAGCTGCCCCGCCCACTGTCAGCGGCGTCCAATGAGGCACGGTCACACTGGTCCTGGGTCAGCGAATAAGACCTGAccgagacagaaagaaagaacgcaaattaattagattttttttttcaagcacaAAAGCACAGCGCTGTCAAACtcttaattctgattggtcatgaGGTGTTGATACATTTTCTATAGCATATATATGTACCCGAGGCTGATCTGGTCTAGCTCCGTCCGGTGAGCGTTAGGAGTCTGTGTGaacgtgcgtgtgtgagagggggcgtgtgtgtggctgtgggtGTGGTCATCTGCCATGATCAAATCAGATGATGAGGCCCTCAGGAGACTCAGCTGATCAGGTCctgggaaacaaacaaaaacatttctgatcTTTATTCCTCTTTCTATCAAATCCCAGAGCTTTGAATATGGAAagttcagaaatgaaaacaaacaaacaaaaaaaatacagctcaAATGAACAGACAAAATGATAGAACATGTTTAAACAACGTGGCTAATGGTTCAGAGGGTCAGCGCGTTCGTACCCTTTCTGGACGCGTTCCCGGGGAAAGCGGGCGGGGACGAACGGTGAGAGGAAGCGTTCGATTGGTTGTCTTCCTTCTGTCTTCTCTGTCTATCCTGAGCCTCTTCTGCGTGGTGAGACGCGGGTGAATgtgcacctacacacacacacagtgtgagaacatacagtacaaactAAACTTTACTTTTGTATtaacttttgtttgtttacacgTTTTATGCACGTAGgtattacgtgtgtgtgtgtgtgtgtgtgtgtgtgtgagagagattacCTAATGGTGCCAATTCTTTGCCAGGTGGCTTCTTTCGAGGGATATTCTTTGGAGTGGGGCTTCTTGGCGTTGCGGGAGACGCATCAACTCGCCTTTTTTCCACAGCGGTCTTATGCACTAAGAAACACACAAACGCCGAGACAAATTCTCACACACGATGTATTTAATGTACGCACGTATAAAGCTGAAATTTACACACTTCCTAAAAGAGAAGTAAATGTGAGAAAGTTCATTTCAGCACTTAATCTAATGTtggaatgctgtgtgtgtgcgcgcgtgtgtgttagGGACTCACCTGTGTTGTTGGAAGGCTCCCACTGCAGAGACAGAGCATGTAAGGCGTCCTCACTGCTCTCGTGCGTGAGCGTGTCGAGGTACTGACGCACTCGTCTGCTCATCAACTCAGTCTCGTACAGTTTCTTTGCGCTGAGGAAGGAGCTCCGTCTGCCTCTCCTCCTATGACCTACTGTCCCGTCAGACAATGAGGAGCTGCTCACCTGACTCAGagacctacacacatacacaagacaAAACCCAATAAAAACACTACTCAGTAAAACTGAAATGATGGACATTATCAGGGAATGAAAGAGAAACAACGCTGAAACAAAAGAATAAAGTGTTCAAACATGCTCAAGTAATCTACAACCTGCTACGGCTCATGcagaagggagagagggggaggggagaggagaaagagaaggggagaggagaggtgaGAGAAGGGCAAGGAAGGGGAGAGAAGGTGAGAGGAGAGGACTACTGTGCTTTGTACCAGGTTAATATCAGTCTATGTGAGTGCAGTTAATGCCACAGCACCACCAGCAACGTTAGACATTAGGAGtcagacagcaagagagacagagaaatagagggagagagagagagagagagagagagacacacacacacacacacacacacacacagagagagcgcataaaaaaaaaaaaacccagctgaGCCACAGTCCCACTTACCCAAGACTCCTCCATTTTTTCTTCCTAAAACACAGCCGTGAAGACACCAAAGAGGAggacggagagaaagagacataaaaagggggtggggggaggagacaagagagacagacaggtgctTATACAGTAAAGCCCACAGAACAGAGGCCACAGACCACAGGAAGAGCCCGCTCCGGACATCAAGCACAAACACGCTGACGCAAATGTGACcaaaacaattacaattttcctTACGGGGGGCGTGTTTAAGGAATTCTTCATGTCTGAAAAACTGAGTGTACGTAGTAGAGCGCTGCACGGGGACTTCGTGTGCTTTGCATTTCACGTTTTTAGATCTCCCCTCGATCGGCAGCAATCCAATCCTACGGACGGGCAGGACGTGGCGGCGTatacaagtttttaaaaaaaatttttaagcACAGTGGAGCTTCGAAAGTCGAACCTAGTTGACATCGAGTGCTTCCTTTAACTCGGGGagataaataatataaagatATTTATGACAGTTTGAATAGAATATATTTCATACAGCGAAGGCAAGCAATCCCCTTATCGTCACCAATCTATATttcagcttttttcccccctttcttttttGTAACATACTCGCCAAGATGACTAAGAGCGTCGTCATGGTTACGCATCGGATAAAAACCGGCTCCTGTCAGCAGTTTTTCTGTTCGTAGTTCATTTTGTTCCTGTACAGATTCCCATGCAGCTCTCtaccagagtgtgtgtgtgtcttttgtaAGCATTCTCAAGGGAACACTGTGCGCGCACCTCGTCCTGAAGAGCAGCGCTGGATCCATGGTGACGGACGCCAACCTGACCACGTGCCTGATCTCTCGAGCGATCATTCGCAGTTTCTCGAAATTGACCAGTCCGTCCACTTTAGAGTCGTTACCTGCGAAACAGAGGGACACGCTTAAAGTTCTCAAACCAGACAGACGGACACGCCCTAAATTTGCTCCTGAAGCCGTAAGGGGTTAATAATCGTACCCTCGTGGAGGAAGGTGAGGTCTTTCTTGACGATGGGGAAAAGAGGAATGATCGGCGGTTGGAGATTGTGCTTGTTCAGCAGGTTGCGGTATTTGGCCATGTTGCGCGACGGGTCGAAGACTTCCTGCAGCTCGGCCAGCAACTTTTCGTATTTAGCAGGTAGACGCTCCCACGTAGCACGCAGACGCGACACGGGGGCGAGATTCAGCCCActgaaagacagaaggagagagagagcgatggatTTAGAACGCTTTACATGCCGGATTAGCCCGATTAGCACGCGATGAATCTGGGAGTCACCTGATGATAGCGAACATGGAGTTGAAGTTTTTGCAGTCCCGACAATGAAGGGCCACTTTGATGAAGTGTTTGATTAGCTTCATCCGCTTGGCCTGGTTGGGTTCCCGCACGATCTCCGTGGAGACCCAGAAGGTCTCCTGGTTGACGAGGTCTTCGAAGTTGCGGAGGTTGCCCGGCGGCTCGCGGGGACGCAGCTTGAAGAGGTCTGCGATGTAATCGGTGGGCTCGATGCTGGCAAAGAGCACGTAGTTGCGTGCCGAGAGCTGATTGGCTATCTCCGTGGAGCTGAGAGATAACAGACAAACCTGAGATTCTCTTTGCAGTTCTTGAGCCTCGACGTCCGAGCACAGTGTCTCCGTCTCCATGTTACTCTTAAGGTAGTACCTGATGAGCGCagttaatgatttaaaaaagaaaaacagcaaaatcagcaatattattttcatttttaaaaaaaagaaaaaaaaaaagcacggcTAACCAAAACTGCAATATGTTTTcctttaagaaaacaaaaaccaaaactgTAAATCCTTTAGTGATTAAGGTGAGATTAGAAGCCGATGCGCACCTCGCACAGAGCTGAATCCGGTCAGCAAGTTTATTGAGCTGATCTGGAAGTCTCCTCTGTTTGATGACGCCCTCCGGCGTGACGGACACCTCGCACAGCGAATAAGCTTCGGGGCCGGCGGTCAGGCCGAACTCTCGGATCGCCAGATTGGCCGCCTCTCGTGCCGTCGTTTCCCTATTGATCAGCAGGTAGCGACTTTGTTGATCCGCCTTGAACACGCGTAGCACCTGATCTTGTAATTCTGAAAAGGGGGAGGGGCGAacggaaaaaacaaaaacgaagagaaaaaaaaacaaccagaaCTTAACAGAACTACTAAAACAAGCAGCCTGGTTCAGCCATCATGCAATGAATAAGCGTTCActttgttcttttgttgttggttCAGTTCGGCATTGAGGTGTAAACGATAATCCTGGGTAAATCCGATTGATTTTGCAGATTAATTGCCACAGATGGCCGATCGCTGGATCTATTGGTTATCGGCGATTCCTGCTTGCGTGCGTTGCCGGAGCGTCTGAGAAGCATCTGCTGTCGTTATTATACGTTACGAGAGCGACCTCTAGAGGCtaaataaaaactgacaaattttgttgtgttatttgaagtgttttttttttaataataattttaattccTTTTGgatctctatttttatttgttatttggggtttaactttttggttcagtttggatgtacatCTTAATTgaattctattttttatttttatttttttaaaaagtgaggTACATTTCAATGTACAGTGagtactgttatttttgtaataaagttcagttTTTTGGTGCTGCCCGACTTagttatcggtaaaatccatAATCTGTCGACCTCTGTTCAGCACAGCAAAATGTTTGTGTTGATATGAAATTCTCCTGTATAGCGTATGCATCTAATAATCAACTGAAGAACATTTCGGCTTCTGATTCATATTTGCAAATTATATACGGACGCTTCAACGTTAGTTAATTTTATTGTTAGTACCTACTTATACTACTCGAATTATCATATagatttttgattatttaactgcaaatagtttttttttttttccagactgaAACTAATGCAACCTTTGTGGctcattaccaaaaaaaaaggttaccaattctactaataatactaaagTCTAATGACCGCTAAATGCTGCGGTCACTATTGATTAATTCGGGCCAGCCTGAAACCATGGAATGGAACAAAATGAAAGCTTACGAGTTTTACCATTGCGCTAATCACATGCACATTATCCATTGGAACAAATTTAGCTATAATCCACAAAAGAAAAGGTTCAAATTATAACCCAAATTACTGGAGaccaaaattaaataaataaaaactgagaTACAGGATTAAAAAGTCAGGTGGAGGGGCAGGCATGGAATGGAGTCGTATTCCTGCAGAAGTGTTAGAAGAGTGTGTGTAGGCAAGCAAAACTGGAGAAAGAAGTAAAGAAACTGGAGAGGAATTTGACGAGGGAATGCAAGTCGCTATAATGGGTGTACAGAAAAGAGATCTGGACACGGATAGAGAGATTAAAAAAGATGCATTCTTAATACAGATGATCCGTAATAGTGTGTCCATCCAACGTGGACAGCTAACTAGAAAGATCAGCATGAATAAGTACAAGTACATCCCCCTATTCAAGGAACTACAGCTAGAACTACAAGAGAGAGAATCGAATCTAAGAGAGGTATCTAAAAAGGCGGCTAGAAGCGTAAAAGACGGCTGTCGGTGTCTCTAGAGAAACCCCGAGTACTCACGAGTGAATCCAGGTGCTGTGAGCGAGAAGAGGGTTGTGGAAAAGTTAGAACATGACACAGAATATATTCAGCAAGCCATTTCCAACCCACACAATATAGTTAGCACTGCAAAGAAAAGTGAGGCAGGAAGGGAACCAGCAGGAGCGGTCTTTCTGCAGCCTGTGCTGTAACCGGAAACGGGTTGTCGTTTACCAGGTGGCTGCACGCTGTAGTCGATGATGCGCTGTTGGCCCTGCGCCAAGTCAGGGTTGCTAGACGACAAGCTTCCGGTGATTGTCGTGGTGGGCGGAGTCTGCTTGGTCTGCCTCAGGCCCACAATGCTGTCGTCCTGCGTCTGCCCCAATCCGAGGTCACTGTCGACAACATCAACTCCCGTCATTCGGTGCACAACTACGCATTACAACGCGGCGCGACAATCCGTTCGGAACGAAAAGGAGGAGTTTAAAACGCTACGCTACAAACGAAAACGCGGCCATCTGTTTCGTGTGCCTACCTGTATGGTTTTTGAGGTAGAATGCTGATCCGCGTTTTGTCCAGAATCTTCATCAGTTTGTTGCGGCCGCCCATGGTGTGCGCTTTAGCCTTCTTGCTGACCTTCTCCGGACACATGACGACCCCGGTATCGACCCCGAGATCGGGTACGGAGTAGCGGGAGCTTTTCTTTCCGTCACCGATCTTAGGAAGGTGAGGAACCCCGTTTTTCCGTTCCTCGGCTATTCGTGCCACCAGCTCCTTAAAGACTGAGAAAGACATGTAAAAGATCTCTGTAATTGGGTTGCATGCCAAAAACAgtaagcatttatttaaaaaaaaacaaaacaaaaaaaaacctctctatTTGCCTGTGAAGGTGAATAAACTCACCCAGTAGGTTGGTTTTGACACTCATGGACAGTTGTATGTTATTCTTGAGGATCTCGTTGGCTTTGGACAGGTGTACATTCTCAAACGTCTGCCCGTTCACCTCCAGT of Ictalurus punctatus breed USDA103 chromosome 29, Coco_2.0, whole genome shotgun sequence contains these proteins:
- the rapgef2a gene encoding rap guanine nucleotide exchange factor 2 isoform X3; this translates as MCLVLVSGFKNDRMASYVDSSFRQAIMKNPSERTQQDLQIVYSYLHGMEALSSLREHQLRLMCETVRYEHHEANEVLYYPDDIGTCWYILLSGSVFIKESMFLPRSSFGKRSAGSLRRGCECIVLEASEMIVVDYVEDSEEYFQRQVSHRQSRRRFRKINQRGERQTIIDTVEHYPVSKPPLPPGYHTESSKSQLPADFTKIHLSDGLHLHMSSSQSRSSIASDSGSSSLSDIYQATESDCGDVDLSGLPETAVDSDEDDDDEEVGRSADPLMSRDIVRDCLEKDPVDRTDDDIEQLLEFVQQLPAFSSLSVSVRRALCAVMVFAVVERAGTIVLNHGEELDSWSVILNGAVEVMYPDGQPETVGMGGSFGVSPSMEKELMVGVMRTKVDDCQFVCIAQQDYCCILNQVELNTQRVEEEGEIVMVKEHRELDRTGTRKGHIVVKGTPERLIQHLVEDHSVVDPTYIEDFLLTYRTFLSSPLIVGQRLLDWFNDPSLRDKVTRVVLLWVNNHFSDFEGDPGMTQFLEEFQNNLEKEKMSGQLRLLNIACAAKAKSRVVTIARSSRELPLPFTLMGGAERGTHLFISSVEAGSKAEEAGLKRGDQILEVNGQTFENVHLSKANEILKNNIQLSMSVKTNLLVFKELVARIAEERKNGVPHLPKIGDGKKSSRYSVPDLGVDTGVVMCPEKVSKKAKAHTMGGRNKLMKILDKTRISILPQKPYSDLGLGQTQDDSIVGLRQTKQTPPTTTITGSLSSSNPDLAQGQQRIIDYSVQPPAPGFTQLQDQVLRVFKADQQSRYLLINRETTAREAANLAIREFGLTAGPEAYSLCEVSVTPEGVIKQRRLPDQLNKLADRIQLCARYYLKSNMETETLCSDVEAQELQRESQVCLLSLSSTEIANQLSARNYVLFASIEPTDYIADLFKLRPREPPGNLRNFEDLVNQETFWVSTEIVREPNQAKRMKLIKHFIKVALHCRDCKNFNSMFAIISGLNLAPVSRLRATWERLPAKYEKLLAELQEVFDPSRNMAKYRNLLNKHNLQPPIIPLFPIVKKDLTFLHEGNDSKVDGLVNFEKLRMIAREIRHVVRLASVTMDPALLFRTRSLSQVSSSSLSDGTVGHRRRGRRSSFLSAKKLYETELMSRRVRQYLDTLTHESSEDALHALSLQWEPSNNTVHKTAVEKRRVDASPATPRSPTPKNIPRKKPPGKELAPLGAHSPASHHAEEAQDRQRRQKEDNQSNASSHRSSPPAFPGNASRKGPDQLSLLRASSSDLIMADDHTHSHTHAPSHTRTFTQTPNAHRTELDQISLGSYSLTQDQCDRASLDAADSGRGSWTSCSSGSHDNIQSIPQRIGYYDSRSWEMLTEGPGIGRSQSATPLGYWADESEGDTGTIKRRGGKDEVPNVQKSTMSRREGRFREPPPTPPGYTALSLAEVEELGHNLIHSQTHGRRPPDYNAALQRSRLIKRSLDLEPPPQPRPPPRMHGYTHCPPPRRPPCDENEQISAV
- the rapgef2a gene encoding rap guanine nucleotide exchange factor 2 isoform X2 produces the protein MCLVLVSGFKNDRMASYVDSSFRQAIMKNPSERTQQDLQIVYSYLHGMEALSSLREHQLRLMCETVRYEHHEANEVLYYPDDIGTCWYILLSGSVFIKESMFLPRSSFGKRSAGSLRRGCECIVLEASEMIVVDYVEDSEEYFQRQVSHRQSRRRFRKINQRGERQTIIDTVEHYPVSKPPLPPGYHTESSKSQLPADFTKIHLSDGLHLHMSSSQSRSSIASDSGSSSLSDIYQATESDCGDVDLSGLPETAVDSDEDDDDEEVGRSADPLMSRDIVRDCLEKDPVDRTDDDIEQLLEFVQQLPAFSSLSVSVRRALCAVMVFAVVERAGTIVLNHGEELDSWSVILNGAVEVMYPDGQPETVGMGGSFGVSPSMEKELMVGVMRTKVDDCQFVCIAQQDYCCILNQVELNTQRVEEEGEIVMVKEHRELDRTGTRKGHIVVKGTPERLIQHLVEDHSVVDPTYIEDFLLTYRTFLSSPLIVGQRLLDWFNDPSLRDKVTRVVLLWVNNHFSDFEGDPGMTQFLEEFQNNLEKEKMSGQLRLLNIACAAKAKSRVVTIARSSRELPLPFTLMGGAERGTHLFISSVEAGSKAEEAGLKRGDQILEVNGQTFENVHLSKANEILKNNIQLSMSVKTNLLVFKELVARIAEERKNGVPHLPKIGDGKKSSRYSVPDLGVDTGVVMCPEKVSKKAKAHTMGGRNKLMKILDKTRISILPQKPYSDLGLGQTQDDSIVGLRQTKQTPPTTTITGSLSSSNPDLAQGQQRIIDYSVQPPELQDQVLRVFKADQQSRYLLINRETTAREAANLAIREFGLTAGPEAYSLCEVSVTPEGVIKQRRLPDQLNKLADRIQLCARYYLKSNMETETLCSDVEAQELQRESQVCLLSLSSTEIANQLSARNYVLFASIEPTDYIADLFKLRPREPPGNLRNFEDLVNQETFWVSTEIVREPNQAKRMKLIKHFIKVALHCRDCKNFNSMFAIISGLNLAPVSRLRATWERLPAKYEKLLAELQEVFDPSRNMAKYRNLLNKHNLQPPIIPLFPIVKKDLTFLHEGNDSKVDGLVNFEKLRMIAREIRHVVRLASVTMDPALLFRTRKKKWRSLGSLSQVSSSSLSDGTVGHRRRGRRSSFLSAKKLYETELMSRRVRQYLDTLTHESSEDALHALSLQWEPSNNTVHKTAVEKRRVDASPATPRSPTPKNIPRKKPPGKELAPLGAHSPASHHAEEAQDRQRRQKEDNQSNASSHRSSPPAFPGNASRKGPDQLSLLRASSSDLIMADDHTHSHTHAPSHTRTFTQTPNAHRTELDQISLGSYSLTQDQCDRASLDAADSGRGSWTSCSSGSHDNIQSIPQRIGYYDSRSWEMLTEGPGIGRSQSATPLGYWADESEGDTGTIKRRGGKDEVPNVQKSTMSRREGRFREPPPTPPGYTALSLAEVEELGHNLIHSQTHGRRPPDYNAALQRSRLIKRSLDLEPPPQPRPPPRMHGYTHCPPPRRPPCDENEQISAV
- the rapgef2a gene encoding rap guanine nucleotide exchange factor 2 isoform X1, coding for MCLVLVSGFKNDRMASYVDSSFRQAIMKNPSERTQQDLQIVYSYLHGMEALSSLREHQLRLMCETVRYEHHEANEVLYYPDDIGTCWYILLSGSVFIKESMFLPRSSFGKRSAGSLRRGCECIVLEASEMIVVDYVEDSEEYFQRQVSHRQSRRRFRKINQRGERQTIIDTVEHYPVSKPPLPPGYHTESSKSQLPADFTKIHLSDGLHLHMSSSQSRSSIASDSGSSSLSDIYQATESDCGDVDLSGLPETAVDSDEDDDDEEVGRSADPLMSRDIVRDCLEKDPVDRTDDDIEQLLEFVQQLPAFSSLSVSVRRALCAVMVFAVVERAGTIVLNHGEELDSWSVILNGAVEVMYPDGQPETVGMGGSFGVSPSMEKELMVGVMRTKVDDCQFVCIAQQDYCCILNQVELNTQRVEEEGEIVMVKEHRELDRTGTRKGHIVVKGTPERLIQHLVEDHSVVDPTYIEDFLLTYRTFLSSPLIVGQRLLDWFNDPSLRDKVTRVVLLWVNNHFSDFEGDPGMTQFLEEFQNNLEKEKMSGQLRLLNIACAAKAKSRVVTIARSSRELPLPFTLMGGAERGTHLFISSVEAGSKAEEAGLKRGDQILEVNGQTFENVHLSKANEILKNNIQLSMSVKTNLLVFKELVARIAEERKNGVPHLPKIGDGKKSSRYSVPDLGVDTGVVMCPEKVSKKAKAHTMGGRNKLMKILDKTRISILPQKPYSDLGLGQTQDDSIVGLRQTKQTPPTTTITGSLSSSNPDLAQGQQRIIDYSVQPPAPGFTQLQDQVLRVFKADQQSRYLLINRETTAREAANLAIREFGLTAGPEAYSLCEVSVTPEGVIKQRRLPDQLNKLADRIQLCARYYLKSNMETETLCSDVEAQELQRESQVCLLSLSSTEIANQLSARNYVLFASIEPTDYIADLFKLRPREPPGNLRNFEDLVNQETFWVSTEIVREPNQAKRMKLIKHFIKVALHCRDCKNFNSMFAIISGLNLAPVSRLRATWERLPAKYEKLLAELQEVFDPSRNMAKYRNLLNKHNLQPPIIPLFPIVKKDLTFLHEGNDSKVDGLVNFEKLRMIAREIRHVVRLASVTMDPALLFRTRKKKWRSLGSLSQVSSSSLSDGTVGHRRRGRRSSFLSAKKLYETELMSRRVRQYLDTLTHESSEDALHALSLQWEPSNNTVHKTAVEKRRVDASPATPRSPTPKNIPRKKPPGKELAPLGAHSPASHHAEEAQDRQRRQKEDNQSNASSHRSSPPAFPGNASRKGPDQLSLLRASSSDLIMADDHTHSHTHAPSHTRTFTQTPNAHRTELDQISLGSYSLTQDQCDRASLDAADSGRGSWTSCSSGSHDNIQSIPQRIGYYDSRSWEMLTEGPGIGRSQSATPLGYWADESEGDTGTIKRRGGKDEVPNVQKSTMSRREGRFREPPPTPPGYTALSLAEVEELGHNLIHSQTHGRRPPDYNAALQRSRLIKRSLDLEPPPQPRPPPRMHGYTHCPPPRRPPCDENEQISAV
- the rapgef2a gene encoding rap guanine nucleotide exchange factor 2 isoform X5; translation: MSSSQSRSSIASDSGSSSLSDIYQATESDCGDVDLSGLPETAVDSDEDDDDEEVGRSADPLMSRDIVRDCLEKDPVDRTDDDIEQLLEFVQQLPAFSSLSVSVRRALCAVMVFAVVERAGTIVLNHGEELDSWSVILNGAVEVMYPDGQPETVGMGGSFGVSPSMEKELMVGVMRTKVDDCQFVCIAQQDYCCILNQVELNTQRVEEEGEIVMVKEHRELDRTGTRKGHIVVKGTPERLIQHLVEDHSVVDPTYIEDFLLTYRTFLSSPLIVGQRLLDWFNDPSLRDKVTRVVLLWVNNHFSDFEGDPGMTQFLEEFQNNLEKEKMSGQLRLLNIACAAKAKSRVVTIARSSRELPLPFTLMGGAERGTHLFISSVEAGSKAEEAGLKRGDQILEVNGQTFENVHLSKANEILKNNIQLSMSVKTNLLVFKELVARIAEERKNGVPHLPKIGDGKKSSRYSVPDLGVDTGVVMCPEKVSKKAKAHTMGGRNKLMKILDKTRISILPQKPYSDLGLGQTQDDSIVGLRQTKQTPPTTTITGSLSSSNPDLAQGQQRIIDYSVQPPAPGFTQLQDQVLRVFKADQQSRYLLINRETTAREAANLAIREFGLTAGPEAYSLCEVSVTPEGVIKQRRLPDQLNKLADRIQLCARYYLKSNMETETLCSDVEAQELQRESQVCLLSLSSTEIANQLSARNYVLFASIEPTDYIADLFKLRPREPPGNLRNFEDLVNQETFWVSTEIVREPNQAKRMKLIKHFIKVALHCRDCKNFNSMFAIISGLNLAPVSRLRATWERLPAKYEKLLAELQEVFDPSRNMAKYRNLLNKHNLQPPIIPLFPIVKKDLTFLHEGNDSKVDGLVNFEKLRMIAREIRHVVRLASVTMDPALLFRTRKKKWRSLGSLSQVSSSSLSDGTVGHRRRGRRSSFLSAKKLYETELMSRRVRQYLDTLTHESSEDALHALSLQWEPSNNTVHKTAVEKRRVDASPATPRSPTPKNIPRKKPPGKELAPLGAHSPASHHAEEAQDRQRRQKEDNQSNASSHRSSPPAFPGNASRKGPDQLSLLRASSSDLIMADDHTHSHTHAPSHTRTFTQTPNAHRTELDQISLGSYSLTQDQCDRASLDAADSGRGSWTSCSSGSHDNIQSIPQRIGYYDSRSWEMLTEGPGIGRSQSATPLGYWADESEGDTGTIKRRGGKDEVPNVQKSTMSRREGRFREPPPTPPGYTALSLAEVEELGHNLIHSQTHGRRPPDYNAALQRSRLIKRSLDLEPPPQPRPPPRMHGYTHCPPPRRPPCDENEQISAV
- the rapgef2a gene encoding rap guanine nucleotide exchange factor 2 isoform X4 codes for the protein MCLVLVSGFKNDRMASYVDSSFRQAIMKNPSERTQQDLQIVYSYLHGMEALSSLREHQLRLMCETVRYEHHEANEVLYYPDDIGTCWYILLSGSVFIKESMFLPRSSFGKRSAGSLRRGCECIVLEASEMIVVDYVEDSEEYFQRQVSHRQSRRRFRKINQRGERQTIIDTVEHYPVSKPPLPPGYHTESSKSQLPADFTKIHLSDGLHLHMSSSQSRSSIASDSGSSSLSDIYQATESDCGDVDLSGLPETAVDSDEDDDDEEVGRSADPLMSRDIVRDCLEKDPVDRTDDDIEQLLEFVQQLPAFSSLSVSVRRALCAVMVFAVVERAGTIVLNHGEELDSWSVILNGAVEVMYPDGQPETVGMGGSFGVSPSMEKELMVGVMRTKVDDCQFVCIAQQDYCCILNQVELNTQRVEEEGEIVMVKEHRELDRTGTRKGHIVVKGTPERLIQHLVEDHSVVDPTYIEDFLLTYRTFLSSPLIVGQRLLDWFNDPSLRDKVTRVVLLWVNNHFSDFEGDPGMTQFLEEFQNNLEKEKMSGQLRLLNIACAAKAKSRVVTIARSSRELPLPFTLMGGAERGTHLFISSVEAGSKAEEAGLKRGDQILEVNGQTFENVHLSKANEILKNNIQLSMSVKTNLLVFKELVARIAEERKNGVPHLPKIGDGKKSSRYSVPDLGVDTGVVMCPEKVSKKAKAHTMGGRNKLMKILDKTRISILPQKPYSDLGLGQTQDDSIVGLRQTKQTPPTTTITGSLSSSNPDLAQGQQRIIDYSVQPPELQDQVLRVFKADQQSRYLLINRETTAREAANLAIREFGLTAGPEAYSLCEVSVTPEGVIKQRRLPDQLNKLADRIQLCARYYLKSNMETETLCSDVEAQELQRESQVCLLSLSSTEIANQLSARNYVLFASIEPTDYIADLFKLRPREPPGNLRNFEDLVNQETFWVSTEIVREPNQAKRMKLIKHFIKVALHCRDCKNFNSMFAIISGLNLAPVSRLRATWERLPAKYEKLLAELQEVFDPSRNMAKYRNLLNKHNLQPPIIPLFPIVKKDLTFLHEGNDSKVDGLVNFEKLRMIAREIRHVVRLASVTMDPALLFRTRSLSQVSSSSLSDGTVGHRRRGRRSSFLSAKKLYETELMSRRVRQYLDTLTHESSEDALHALSLQWEPSNNTVHKTAVEKRRVDASPATPRSPTPKNIPRKKPPGKELAPLGAHSPASHHAEEAQDRQRRQKEDNQSNASSHRSSPPAFPGNASRKGPDQLSLLRASSSDLIMADDHTHSHTHAPSHTRTFTQTPNAHRTELDQISLGSYSLTQDQCDRASLDAADSGRGSWTSCSSGSHDNIQSIPQRIGYYDSRSWEMLTEGPGIGRSQSATPLGYWADESEGDTGTIKRRGGKDEVPNVQKSTMSRREGRFREPPPTPPGYTALSLAEVEELGHNLIHSQTHGRRPPDYNAALQRSRLIKRSLDLEPPPQPRPPPRMHGYTHCPPPRRPPCDENEQISAV